The Macaca thibetana thibetana isolate TM-01 chromosome 11, ASM2454274v1, whole genome shotgun sequence genome window below encodes:
- the LOC126930787 gene encoding salivary acidic proline-rich phosphoprotein 1/2, protein MLLILLSVALLAFSSVQSSSEDVSQEDVPSIISDEEDSDQFIDEAHQGPPLGGQLSKHPAGDGNKDDGPQQKPPHHGGHHHRPPPPTGEPQNTQKPGGHHHHRPSPPPGKPERTPPPSQGSRPSRPPKEQSPQ, encoded by the exons ATGCTTCTGATTCTGCTGTCAGTGGCCCTGCTGGCCTTCAGCTCAGTTCAGAGCTCAAGTGAAG ATGTCAGCCAGGAAGACGTTCCCTCCATAATATCAG ATGAGGAAGACTCTGACCAGTTCATAGATGAGGCGCATCAGGGACCACCTTTGGGAGGACAGCTATCGAAACACCCTGCTGGTGATGGAAACAAGGATGATGGCCCTCAGCAGAAACCACCCCATCACGGAGGCCACCACCACCGTCCCCCACCTCCTACAGGAGAGCCACAAAACACACAGAAACCAGGAGGCCATCACCATCATCGTCCCTCACCTCCTCCTGGAAAGCCCGAGAGAACACCTCCACCTTCCCAAGGGAGCCGCCCATCAAGACCTCCAAAGGAGCAGTCTCCCCAGTAA